A genomic window from Geovibrio ferrireducens includes:
- a CDS encoding nitroreductase family protein, which produces MIELLRKRRSVRKYTDKPVENEKRAILSEALLRSPSSRGKNPWEFILVDDRETVAKLSEAKKHGSSFARGAAIVYVIIGDRDVSDMCVEDCSIAAATLHYTAASLGLGSCWIQLREREKDDRTKSEDYVRRLLGIPDSYLVLAMVAIGHPAEAPEPHPDNYLQKNKIRLNRF; this is translated from the coding sequence ATGATCGAACTGCTGAGAAAAAGAAGAAGCGTAAGGAAATATACTGATAAACCAGTGGAAAACGAGAAGAGAGCAATACTTTCGGAAGCCCTTCTGCGCTCCCCCAGTTCGAGGGGAAAAAATCCGTGGGAATTTATTCTTGTTGATGACAGGGAGACGGTTGCGAAGCTTTCCGAAGCTAAAAAGCACGGCTCATCCTTCGCCAGGGGCGCTGCCATTGTTTATGTTATCATCGGCGACAGGGACGTGAGCGATATGTGTGTGGAGGACTGCTCCATAGCCGCAGCCACCCTGCACTACACTGCGGCCTCACTCGGTCTCGGAAGCTGCTGGATTCAGCTCAGGGAGAGGGAAAAGGACGACAGAACAAAGTCAGAGGACTACGTGCGCAGGCTGCTGGGTATTCCGGACAGCTACCTTGTGCTTGCCATGGTGGCAATAGGTCATCCTGCGGAAGCACCTGAGCCTCACCCCGATAATTATCTCCAGAAAAACAAGATACGCCTGAACAGGTTTTAA
- a CDS encoding rhodanese-like domain-containing protein: MKKVLIIAGALTAMLLSFSANAAAPENLAKIRDAKLAEARKAIKEVSPAEVAEMASKEGRFIMLDIREADEQGMVIDAGTLKKIPRGLLEWVAAGQLDADDKIVVYCKTGARGAFATQLLNELGYKNAVNMKGGIVGWLEAGYGVQTYIGEIKPSGYKFSN; encoded by the coding sequence ATGAAAAAGGTTCTGATTATCGCAGGAGCTCTCACAGCAATGCTTCTGAGCTTCAGCGCGAATGCCGCTGCGCCGGAAAATCTTGCCAAAATCCGTGATGCGAAACTGGCGGAAGCCAGAAAAGCAATCAAGGAAGTTTCCCCTGCTGAGGTGGCTGAAATGGCCTCAAAAGAAGGGCGGTTTATCATGCTGGACATAAGAGAGGCCGATGAACAGGGAATGGTTATCGATGCTGGAACACTCAAAAAAATTCCCAGAGGGCTTCTTGAGTGGGTAGCAGCCGGTCAGCTTGATGCTGATGACAAAATTGTGGTCTACTGCAAAACAGGCGCAAGAGGCGCTTTTGCGACTCAGCTTCTGAATGAACTGGGCTACAAAAACGCAGTAAATATGAAAGGCGGGATAGTGGGCTGGCTTGAAGCCGGGTATGGCGTTCAGACATACATCGGTGAGATAAAGCCTTCCGGCTACAAGTTTTCTAACTGA
- a CDS encoding ArsR/SmtB family transcription factor, with amino-acid sequence MALRDLNEKELDEVLGLFKALANPVRLRIAKMVCERPRYGYEIEEAFDCERTNITKHVNLMKDAGLLKAYKEGRKTLFVLQTGYIKSSLLGCIEHDKLIENSRA; translated from the coding sequence ATGGCATTACGAGACCTTAACGAAAAAGAATTAGACGAAGTACTGGGGCTGTTCAAGGCGCTTGCAAACCCTGTGCGTCTGCGCATTGCAAAGATGGTCTGCGAAAGACCCCGCTACGGCTATGAGATCGAAGAAGCCTTCGACTGCGAAAGAACCAACATTACAAAGCACGTTAATCTGATGAAGGATGCCGGCTTGCTGAAAGCCTACAAGGAAGGAAGAAAAACACTTTTCGTTCTTCAGACCGGTTACATCAAGAGCAGTTTGCTTGGGTGCATCGAGCACGACAAGCTGATTGAAAACTCAAGGGCTTAG